The Acidimicrobiales bacterium genomic sequence CAGGCCATGACCCGGCGGATGCTGGCCCAGGACGTGGCCCACCTGTGGCTCGACGCCACCGGGCTCGAGCGCTTCGACGAGCGGTTCCCCACCATCGCCGCCTCGATCCGGGAGATCGGCCTGGACCCTGGTGCTGACTGGCTGCCCATCGCCCCGGCCGCCCACTACCTCTCCGGTGGGGTCGTCACCGACCTCCACGGCGCCACCGCCCTGCCCGGTCTGTGGGCCTGTGGCGAGGTGGCGTGCACCGGCGTCCACGGCGCCAACCGCCTCGCGTCCAACTCCCTGCTCGAGGGGATGGTGTTCGCCCCCCGGATCCTCGAGGCCATCGAGGCCGGCACCGACGGGCCCTCGCCCACCGGGGCCATGCGCTCGGTGCTGGCCGCCCTCGACGGCGAGGCACCCTCGGGCGGAGCCCCCCTCGACATCGGTGGTCGGCTGGTGCCGACCGGCGGCGAGGTCATTCCGGTGGAGCAACGACGGGCCGCTGTGGCCGACGACGGGGCCGTCCGGGCCGATGCCGCCGAGCTGCGCGACCGGCTGCAGCAGGCCATGACCGTCGCCGCCGGTGTGGTCCGCTCCGCCGAGTCGCTCGCCGCCGCCGCCGACGCCGTCACCGACGTGCTGGGCCACCTCGGGCCCGTCGTCGACCTGGCCACCGCCGAGGTCGCGAACCTGGCCGCCGTCGGCCTGGCCCTCGTGCGGGCCGCCGACGTGCGGGAGGAGACCCGGGGCAACCACCTGCGGTCCGACCACCTCGACCTCGACGACGACCTCCGCCTCCGCCTCGTCCACGCCCGATGAGCCCCACACCAGTCGTTCTGGCACCAGAAGCGCGGCGGGGACCAGCGCGGTTCTGGTGCCAGAACGGGGATGGCGGGTCGAGCGTCGAGCCGGCTGGCGACGACGGCGCCACCACGACAAGGATCCGCCCATGACCGCTGCCCGCCCCGGTGTGCACCCACCGATCACGGCGGTGCGCGAGGCGGTTGCCCGCGCCCTCGCCGAGGACCTCGAGCCGCTCGGTGACCTCACCGCCGCCCTCCTGCCGGCCGAGGCCCGGGCCACCGCCACCTTCACCTCCCGTGCCACCGGCGTGGTGGCCGGCCGGCGCTGCGTGGAGGTGACCATCGCCTCCGTCGACGCCGGCCTCGACCTCCGCTGGCACCTCGACGACGGCGCCGAGGTGGCGCCGGGCGAGGTGATCGCCGAGGTCGAGGGCCCTCTGGCCTCGATCCTCACCGCCGAGCGCACGGCGCTGAACTTCCTCTGCCACCTCTCGGGCGTCGCCAGCCTCACCCGCCGGTACGTCGAGGCCGCCGGTGGTGGCGCCCGCATCTGGGACACCCGCAAGACCACGCCGGGCCTGCGCGCCCTCGAGAAGGCGGCGGTGCGCGCCGGCGGCGGCGCCAACCACCGGGGCAACCTGAGCGAGTGGGTGCTGCTGAAGGACAACCACCTCACCGGCCTGGGCATCACCGCGGCGGTGGGGCGTGCCCGGGAGCGGTGGCCCGCCCGCGTGGTCGAGGTCGAGGCCGACCGCCTCGAGCAAGTGGAGGAGGCCATCGCCGCCGGGGCCGACCTGGTGCTGCTCGACAACATGTCGCCCGACGAGGCGCGCGCGTGCGTCGAGGCCCGCGGCGATGCCGCCCGCCCGCTGCTCGAGGTGTCGGGCCGCGTCTCGCTCGAGACGGTGGCCGCCTACGCCGCCACCGGCGTCGACCTCATCTCGGTCGGCGCCCTCACCCACTCGGCGCCGGTGCTCGACATCGGCCTCGACATCGCCCCCCGGGAGGCCTGAGTGCTGCTCGCCGTCGATGTCGGCAACACCGAGACCGTGATCGGCCTCTTCGACGACCCCGCCACCTCCGACGTCCTGCTCGACCACTGGCGGGTCTCCACCAACGCCGATCGGACCTCCGACGAGCTGGCCCTGCTCGTGCAGGAGTTCCTCGGCTTCCACGGCTACAGCTTCGACACCGACGTGGCGGGCATCGCCATCTCCTCGGGCGTGCCACGCGTCACCGCCGCGCTGCGGACCATGACCGAGCGCTACTTCGGGTTCGAGCCGGTCGTGCTCGGGACCGGCGTGAAGACCGGCCTCCCCGTGCTCTACGACAACCCGAAGGAGGTCGGCCCCGACCGGATCGCCAACGCCGTCGGCGCCCTCGAGCGCTACGAGCCGCCGCTGATCGTCGTCGACTTCGGCACCGCCACGACCTTCGACGCCATCTCCCGCAAGGGCGAGTACCTCGGCGGAGCCATCATCCCCGGCATCGAGATCAGCCTCGATGCCCTCGTCGGCCGGGCGGCCATGCTGCGCCGCGTCGAGCTGGTGGAGCCCGCGAACGTCATCGGGCGGTCCACCGTCGAGTCGATCCAGTCGGGCGTGGTCTACGGGATCGCCGCCCAGGTCGACGGCCTCTGCGGGCGCTTCGAGGAGGAGCTCGGACCCGCCACCGTGATCGCCACCGGTGGCCTGAGCGAGCTCGTGGTCCCTCTCTCGACGCGCATCGAGCACCACGAGCCGTGGCTCACCCTCCATGGGCTGCGCATCGTCTTCAACAAGAACCGGTAGCGGGCCGGGTCAACCGATTGGCCCGCCACCGCCCCGGCAGAGGACGATGGCGGACGTGGGAGACCAGCGTCCGACCGTGCCCTACCGCTTCGAGCCGACGCGGACCGCTGCCTCCCTCCAGGAGGAGCACGCCGGCCTCGAGCCGGGGACCGAGACGGGCCAGCTCGTCACCGTGGCCGGCCGCCTCATGCTCCGCCGGGTGCAGGGCAAGCTCGCCTTCGGCACGCTCCAGGACGGCAGCGGTCGCATCCAGCTCTTCGCCACCGCCGCCGGCACCCCCCGCTTCGACGACTTCGGCGGCCTCTCCCTCGGCGACTGGATCGGCGTCACCGGCCAGGTCATGACCACCCGCCGGGGCGAGCTCAGCGTGCAGGTGGACGAGTGGGTCGTGCTCGCCGAGGCCCGCCGCACCTTCCCCGACAAGTGGCACGGCCTGTCCGACCCCGACACCCGCTACCGGCAGCGCTACGTCGACCTCTGGGTCTCGGAGGAGGCCAGCGCGCTGCGCGACCGCAGCCGGATCATCAGCCTGATGCGCCGCTGGCTGGAGGACCGCGACTTCGTGGAGGTCGAGACCCCCACCTTCCACCCCATCCCCGGCGGCGCCACCGCCCGGCCCTTCACCACCCACCACAATGCCCTCGACCTCGACCTGTACCTGCGCATCGCCCCCGAGCTGTACCTGAAGCGCCTCGTGGTGGGCGGCATGGAGCGGGTCTTCGAGGTCGCCCGGGTGTTCCGCAACGAGGGCCTCTCGCCGCGGCACAACCCCGAGTTCACGATGCTCGAGCTGTACCAGGCGTACGCCGACTACGGCGACATGATGCGCCTCACCGAGGAGCTCGTGGCCTACCTCGCCACCGAGATCCGCGGCACGACGGTCTTCGAGTACGACGGCCGCGAGCTCGACCTCACGCCCCCGTGGCGGCGGGCCACCATGGTCGACCTCATCGAGGAGCACGCCGGGGTGCGGGTCGACCTGCGGACCCCGGTCGAGGAGCTGCGCGCCACCTGCCGCGAGCACGGCGTCCACGTCGAGGACGCGTGGGGCCCCGGCAAGCTCATGCTCGAGCTGTACGAGAAGACCACCGAGGCCGAGCTGTGGGGCCCGATCTTCGTCATGGACTACCCCAAGGAGGTCTCGCCCCTGGCGCGCGACCACCGGGAGGTGGCGGGCATGGCGGAGCGCTTCGAGCCGATCGTGGCCGGCCGCGAGCTGGGCAACGCCTTCAGCGAGCTCAACGACCCCGACGAGCAGCGCCTCCGCTTCGAGGAGCAGGCCGCCCACCGCGAGGCCGGCGACGCCGAGGCCATGGTCGTCGACGCCGACTACGTGCGCGCCCTCGAGTACGGCCTCCCACCCACCGGCGGCCTCGGCATCGGCGTCGACCGGCTGGTCATGATCCTCACCGGCGCCACCACCATCCGCGACGTCATCCTCTTCCCAACCCTCCGCCCCGAGGCTCAGGGGTCCTGACCCCGACGGGATCTCTAGCTGGTGGGGATGGTCTCGAGGAGGCCGGCGGCGGTGGCCACGAGGTGGTCGACCGCCGGTGAGCGGTCGAGGCCGTCGAGGGCGGCCACGGCCTCGTCGCAGTAGCGGCGGGCGTCGACCAGGCTGCTCGCCACCGACGAGTCGGAGCGCACCAGCCGACGGGCGCGGTCGACGTCGACGGGGCCGAGCGGCCGGCCGAGGAGCTCGCCGAGCTCGTCGCCCACCTCGGGGGTGCGAAGCGCCCGGATCACCGGGAGGGTGTAGATGCCCTCGGCCAGGTCGTTGCCGGCGGGCTTGCCGAGCTGCTCGTCGGTGGCGACCACGTCGAGGACGTCGTCGACGAT encodes the following:
- the lysS gene encoding lysine--tRNA ligase gives rise to the protein MGDQRPTVPYRFEPTRTAASLQEEHAGLEPGTETGQLVTVAGRLMLRRVQGKLAFGTLQDGSGRIQLFATAAGTPRFDDFGGLSLGDWIGVTGQVMTTRRGELSVQVDEWVVLAEARRTFPDKWHGLSDPDTRYRQRYVDLWVSEEASALRDRSRIISLMRRWLEDRDFVEVETPTFHPIPGGATARPFTTHHNALDLDLYLRIAPELYLKRLVVGGMERVFEVARVFRNEGLSPRHNPEFTMLELYQAYADYGDMMRLTEELVAYLATEIRGTTVFEYDGRELDLTPPWRRATMVDLIEEHAGVRVDLRTPVEELRATCREHGVHVEDAWGPGKLMLELYEKTTEAELWGPIFVMDYPKEVSPLARDHREVAGMAERFEPIVAGRELGNAFSELNDPDEQRLRFEEQAAHREAGDAEAMVVDADYVRALEYGLPPTGGLGIGVDRLVMILTGATTIRDVILFPTLRPEAQGS
- a CDS encoding type III pantothenate kinase; the encoded protein is MLLAVDVGNTETVIGLFDDPATSDVLLDHWRVSTNADRTSDELALLVQEFLGFHGYSFDTDVAGIAISSGVPRVTAALRTMTERYFGFEPVVLGTGVKTGLPVLYDNPKEVGPDRIANAVGALERYEPPLIVVDFGTATTFDAISRKGEYLGGAIIPGIEISLDALVGRAAMLRRVELVEPANVIGRSTVESIQSGVVYGIAAQVDGLCGRFEEELGPATVIATGGLSELVVPLSTRIEHHEPWLTLHGLRIVFNKNR
- the nadC gene encoding carboxylating nicotinate-nucleotide diphosphorylase, encoding MTAARPGVHPPITAVREAVARALAEDLEPLGDLTAALLPAEARATATFTSRATGVVAGRRCVEVTIASVDAGLDLRWHLDDGAEVAPGEVIAEVEGPLASILTAERTALNFLCHLSGVASLTRRYVEAAGGGARIWDTRKTTPGLRALEKAAVRAGGGANHRGNLSEWVLLKDNHLTGLGITAAVGRARERWPARVVEVEADRLEQVEEAIAAGADLVLLDNMSPDEARACVEARGDAARPLLEVSGRVSLETVAAYAATGVDLISVGALTHSAPVLDIGLDIAPREA